The Desulfuromonadales bacterium genomic sequence ACCCCGATGTCCAGCAGGTGGACGAGCGGGACTACCGCTACCCCGGCCCCAAGCCGCAAACCCGGGAGGCGGCGCTGATCATGCTGGCTGATGCCGTTGAGGCGGCCAGCCGCACCCTCACCGAGCCGACGCCGGCTCGCATCCAGGGGATGGTGCAAAAAATCATCAACAACATTTTCATCGACGGGCAGCTCGATGAGTGCGAACTGACCCTCAAGGACCTGCACAACATCGCCAAGAGCTTCAACCAGATTCTGGCGGGAATATTCCATCACCGGATCGATTATCCGGAACCCGCCTACAAGGAGCGGGAGAGAGAGCCAGCCAAAAGGAAGAATGGTGAAGATTCACATCGAGAACAGACAAAAGCGACTAAAGATAAAGAAGTTGAACCTGCGAAGGGTGGCTCAGAGGATCTTAAACGTCTCGGGATGTCCTGATGCCGAACTGTCAGTGCTGATTGTCGACGACGCAGAAATCCGGACGATCAACCGCGACTACCTGAGCCGGGACAAGGCTACCAACGTTATCTCGTTCGCCATGCAGGAAGGAGAAGGGGCAGGAGTTCAGCCAGGATTGCTCGGCGACGTCGTCATTTCCGCCGACACCGCCGAGCGTGATGCGGCCGAGGCGGCTATCCCGTTCGAGCGTGAACTCTGTTTCCTGCTTCTGCACGGGATACTGCACCTGCTAGGTTACGACCACGAACGTGGCACTGAAGCAGAGGCCGTGCGCATGGAGGCGCGCGAGCGGGAAATCTTTGCCCTGCTCGCGGAAGAGG encodes the following:
- the ybeY gene encoding rRNA maturation RNase YbeY, producing MVKIHIENRQKRLKIKKLNLRRVAQRILNVSGCPDAELSVLIVDDAEIRTINRDYLSRDKATNVISFAMQEGEGAGVQPGLLGDVVISADTAERDAAEAAIPFERELCFLLLHGILHLLGYDHERGTEAEAVRMEAREREIFALLAEEGYV